The following are encoded together in the Acanthochromis polyacanthus isolate Apoly-LR-REF ecotype Palm Island chromosome 14, KAUST_Apoly_ChrSc, whole genome shotgun sequence genome:
- the LOC110950848 gene encoding histamine N-methyltransferase-like produces the protein MASSLTSLVNDDSRYQKSFQLFLERSSEHQCMQDFIHNKLPDILASIGNGKSHLNVIGVGSGAGEIDLEMLSELRQKHPGVTVDNEVVEPSSQQLHNYRVSVSQKKELDYITFTWNKMTASEFEAHWKEKKMTKKADFIHMIQMLYYVKDPAATISFFQSLLDKNGKLLIILVSGESGWGKLWRTYRHQLCNPDISQCVTTEDIKNILDSKGVRYQNYELPSQMDITECFTEGDEKGELLLDFLTEVLNFSKTASPELKAGVLELLRHPECSVESNGKVIFNNNLGVIVMEQLT, from the exons ATGGCATCTTCACTGACCAGTCTGGTTAATGATGATAGCAGATACCAGAAATCCTTCCAGCTTTTTTTGGAGCGCTCCTCTGAGCACCAGTGTATGCAGGATTTCATCCACAACAAGCTGCCAGACATACTGGCCAG CATTGGAAATGGAAAGTCCCATCTAAACGTCATTGGAGTTGGAAGCGGAGCTG GTGAGATTGACCTAGAGATGCTCTCTGAGCTCCGTCAGAAGCACCCAGGGGTGACGGTGGATAACGAGGTGGTGGAGCCGAGCAGCCAGCAGCTACATAACTACAGAG TTTCAGTGTCACAGAAAAAAGAGTTAGATTACATCACATTTACCTGGAACAAGATGACGGCCTCTGAGTTTGAGGCGCActggaaagagaaaaagatgacaaagaaagCAGACTTCATTCACATGATACAG ATGCTGTACTATGTGAAGGATCCTGCAGCTACCATCAGCTTCTTCCAAAGTCTCCTTGATAAGAATGGGAAGCTTCTTATCATTCTCGTGTCGG GGGAGAGTGGTTGGGGGAAGCTGTGGCGGACCTACAGGCATCAGCTCTGTAACCCTGACATAAGTCAGTGTGTGaccactgaagacatcaaaaacATCTTGGACTCCAAGGGTGTGCGCTACCAGAACTACGAGCTGCCGTCTCAAATGGATATCACGGAGTGTTTCACTGAGGGAGATGAGAAGGGAGAGCTGCTGCTTGATTTTCTTACCGAGGTGCTGAACTTCAGCAAAACAGCCTCACCTGAGCTGAAAGCTGGTGTGTTGGAGCTGCTTCGGCACCCAGAGTGTAGCGTGGAGTCCAACGGCAAGGTTATCTTCAACAACAACCTTGGAGTGATAGTCATGGAGCAGCTCACTTAA